The Salegentibacter mishustinae genome includes a window with the following:
- a CDS encoding succinylglutamate desuccinylase/aspartoacylase domain-containing protein yields MSNKPDKHIPRIIGKYTSNKKGPLLFVTAGIHGNEPSGVKALEEVFRQLEKTKPEIEGTLVGVSGNHKALNQNKRYIDEDLNRVWTEENIKQKKNETHEQKEMWEIIEILNKFPEKDFTKRYFLDCHTTSSASLPYVSVQEVNDNNNWAHNFPTFIVRGFSDIITGDIDHYLSRIGMTGFVFEAGQHEDKTSVENHEGVIWLALKEACNLDLYKIKTYPECVNRFAEKNAPEQKTFELVHRHGLEDSDKFEMEPGYENFQKIKKGELLAKQNGKELKSEWDARIFMPLYQSQGNDGFFVIEEVEVK; encoded by the coding sequence ATGAGCAACAAACCAGATAAACATATTCCCAGAATAATTGGGAAATATACCAGCAATAAAAAAGGACCTTTACTCTTTGTAACCGCCGGAATTCACGGTAACGAACCTAGCGGTGTAAAGGCCCTGGAAGAAGTTTTTAGACAACTGGAAAAAACTAAACCCGAAATTGAAGGAACACTTGTTGGTGTCTCCGGAAATCACAAAGCCTTAAATCAAAATAAGCGTTATATAGATGAAGATCTAAATAGGGTTTGGACCGAAGAGAACATAAAACAAAAAAAGAATGAAACCCACGAGCAAAAAGAAATGTGGGAGATTATTGAGATATTAAATAAATTCCCGGAGAAAGATTTCACTAAAAGGTATTTCCTAGACTGCCACACTACCTCATCGGCAAGTTTGCCGTATGTTTCGGTGCAGGAAGTAAATGATAATAATAATTGGGCGCATAATTTCCCAACTTTTATTGTACGCGGATTTAGCGATATAATTACCGGCGATATAGATCATTATCTAAGCCGAATAGGAATGACAGGTTTTGTTTTTGAAGCAGGGCAGCATGAAGATAAAACTTCAGTTGAAAATCATGAAGGTGTGATCTGGCTGGCTCTAAAAGAAGCCTGTAACCTGGATCTATATAAAATTAAGACTTATCCAGAGTGTGTAAATCGTTTTGCCGAAAAGAATGCCCCGGAGCAAAAAACTTTTGAGTTGGTACATCGCCACGGACTGGAAGATTCTGATAAATTTGAAATGGAACCTGGATATGAGAATTTCCAGAAAATTAAGAAAGGTGAACTTCTGGCAAAACAGAACGGAAAAGAGTTGAAAAGCGAATGGGATGCGAGAATCTTTATGCCACTTTATCAATCCCAGGGTAATGATGGCTTTTTTGTTATTGAAGAAGTTGAAGTCAAATAG
- a CDS encoding lactonase family protein encodes MALANRTMIRFTLITLAVILTGSCAAQNTEVPVYIGTYTKKEGHVDGKAKGIFLAMQNPENGSLQPEKTVAEITNPSFVKATDDGENLYAVSELGSEDADSGFIYSYKRNKDNSLEKLGKISTESFAPCHIELDRSGKYVFVSNYMGGVVMVYERGEDGLLEKQQKVQLENPEASHAHSVSISSDNKTAYIADLGNDKIWIYNFNAETGKLSPKENPFVQLEEGSGPRHFSFSREENFAFSMNELNSTISVFEIEDDGNLEVIQNISSLPKDFNGKNSGADIHLHPSGKFVYVSNRGHNSIAGFKVDENSGKLSAIGHYPTKGETPRNFAISPDGKFLYAANQDTSTISSFKVNLETGKLEEHLLPIEVMSPVCVEFAEN; translated from the coding sequence ATGGCTTTAGCCAATAGAACTATGATAAGATTTACTTTAATAACTCTTGCAGTTATCTTAACCGGAAGCTGTGCCGCTCAAAATACTGAGGTTCCTGTTTATATAGGAACTTACACCAAAAAAGAAGGCCACGTAGATGGAAAGGCTAAAGGAATATTTTTGGCGATGCAGAATCCTGAAAATGGAAGTTTACAACCAGAAAAAACAGTAGCTGAAATCACAAATCCCAGTTTTGTAAAAGCTACTGATGACGGTGAAAATCTTTACGCTGTGAGTGAGTTGGGAAGCGAAGATGCTGATTCTGGATTTATTTATTCGTATAAAAGAAATAAAGACAATAGCCTGGAAAAACTCGGTAAAATCTCTACTGAAAGTTTTGCGCCCTGCCATATTGAATTAGATAGATCTGGGAAGTATGTTTTCGTTTCCAATTATATGGGAGGCGTGGTGATGGTTTATGAAAGGGGAGAAGATGGTCTTCTTGAAAAACAGCAAAAAGTACAATTAGAAAATCCTGAAGCTTCACACGCACATTCGGTTTCGATTTCTTCAGATAACAAAACTGCTTATATCGCCGATCTTGGAAACGATAAGATCTGGATCTATAATTTTAATGCAGAAACCGGAAAATTAAGCCCTAAAGAAAACCCATTCGTGCAATTAGAAGAAGGCTCTGGCCCAAGGCATTTTAGTTTTTCTAGAGAGGAAAACTTCGCTTTTTCCATGAATGAGCTAAATTCTACAATTAGTGTCTTTGAAATTGAAGATGATGGAAACCTGGAAGTTATTCAGAATATTTCCAGCCTGCCTAAAGATTTTAATGGTAAAAATTCCGGAGCGGATATTCATTTGCATCCTTCAGGAAAATTTGTTTATGTTTCTAACCGCGGGCATAACAGTATCGCCGGTTTTAAAGTAGATGAGAATTCAGGGAAATTAAGTGCTATTGGTCATTACCCCACCAAAGGGGAAACTCCAAGAAATTTTGCAATTTCTCCAGACGGGAAATTTCTTTACGCAGCCAATCAGGACACTTCCACAATTAGCAGCTTCAAGGTTAATTTAGAAACAGGTAAACTGGAAGAGCATTTGCTTCCTATTGAAGTAATGTCACCTGTTTGTGTAGAATTTGCCGAAAATTAA
- the corA gene encoding magnesium/cobalt transporter CorA has translation MVKKLTQSFLRPKMKSVNQPPGTVTYVGRKPSGETKLEVIDYNKNNFERLTSSTTEDAFKFEAEDRITWFNIDGLSNTAEIEKLGKYYDLHPLIIEDIVNTTQRPKIDEYEDYLFIVAKMLYHQDGKLVNEHISFVLGKDYVLTFQEAGGDVFDGVRGRLEKSYGRIRSNGSDYLVFALLDAIVDHYFLVVDELSEKVEALEEQLFESQPSDDITYEIQDLKRAILRVRRAVFPLKEVISRFQNMQNELIKNRTRNYINDLHDHILQVSENIDLYREMAWGLMDMYMTTISNKMNEVMKVLTIMASIFIPLTFIAGIYGMNFEYIPELQWEYSYFVLWGVMITIFILMIIYFKRKKWL, from the coding sequence ATGGTGAAAAAACTAACCCAAAGTTTTCTTAGGCCTAAGATGAAATCTGTTAACCAACCTCCGGGAACGGTAACTTACGTAGGTAGAAAACCATCGGGCGAAACTAAGCTTGAAGTAATAGATTACAATAAAAACAACTTCGAGAGACTTACTTCTTCGACTACTGAAGATGCTTTTAAATTTGAAGCTGAAGATCGCATAACCTGGTTTAATATAGACGGATTAAGTAATACCGCTGAAATAGAAAAACTTGGGAAATATTACGATCTCCATCCTTTAATTATTGAAGATATAGTAAATACTACCCAGCGCCCAAAGATAGATGAGTATGAAGATTATTTATTTATCGTGGCTAAAATGCTTTATCACCAGGATGGAAAACTGGTTAATGAGCATATAAGTTTTGTTCTTGGAAAAGATTATGTACTAACTTTTCAGGAAGCCGGGGGTGATGTTTTCGATGGTGTTAGAGGCCGTTTGGAAAAATCATATGGGCGTATACGTAGTAACGGTTCAGATTACCTTGTTTTTGCACTTTTAGATGCCATTGTAGACCACTATTTTCTGGTAGTAGACGAGTTAAGCGAAAAAGTTGAAGCCCTGGAAGAACAATTATTTGAAAGTCAGCCAAGTGATGATATTACTTATGAAATCCAGGATCTTAAAAGAGCAATTTTGAGGGTTAGACGAGCAGTGTTTCCACTTAAAGAGGTGATTTCCAGGTTTCAAAATATGCAGAATGAACTTATAAAAAACCGAACAAGGAATTATATAAACGACCTTCACGACCATATCCTTCAAGTTTCAGAAAATATAGATCTTTATAGAGAAATGGCCTGGGGACTTATGGATATGTATATGACTACCATTAGCAATAAAATGAACGAGGTGATGAAGGTTTTAACCATTATGGCCTCTATATTTATTCCGCTAACTTTTATAGCGGGTATTTATGGGATGAATTTTGAATACATACCCGAGCTGCAGTGGGAATATAGTTACTTTGTACTTTGGGGAGTAATGATCACCATATTTATCCTAATGATTATATATTTTAAACGTAAAAAATGGCTTTAG
- the nhaA gene encoding Na+/H+ antiporter NhaA, with product MKKSKLDIYLLLPIKNFIEKKTSVGLLLIFSALLAMIVANSPLSDAYHSLWKQYIYLGINDFVIKKNLLHWINDGLMSIFFFMIGLELKREILQGELSSFKKSMLPIGAAIGGMIFPALIFFYLNTGLDSVSGWGIPMATDIAFALGILYLLGDRVPFPLKVFLTAIAIVDDLGAVLVIAFFYTSDISIQSLAIAGIFLLILAAANLIGIRNTLFYAVMGIGGLWLAILLSGVHATIAAVLAAFAIPNTKRINTPLFLRKSKLLGYEIQQEFRNRKKNPKEAEENITHTIEKFASLTEDATPPLQRLEHALHPFVSFVVLPIFAFANAGVSLGETSFDSVISPVMIGVVVGLIFGKFIGVVLFSRLMVWFKIADLPKKVKWKHVYGIGFLAAIGFTMSLFITDLAFENEYYMSQAKIGILMASSIAGITGYFYLRKIGNGS from the coding sequence ATGAAAAAGTCTAAACTCGATATATACCTTTTACTCCCAATCAAAAATTTTATCGAGAAAAAAACCTCCGTAGGTTTATTGCTTATTTTTTCGGCCCTTCTTGCTATGATCGTAGCTAATTCTCCCTTATCTGATGCCTATCATAGTCTTTGGAAGCAATATATTTACTTAGGAATAAATGATTTCGTAATTAAGAAAAACCTATTGCATTGGATTAACGATGGACTCATGTCTATTTTCTTTTTTATGATTGGGCTGGAACTTAAACGCGAAATACTGCAAGGGGAACTTTCAAGTTTTAAGAAATCTATGCTGCCTATAGGAGCTGCCATTGGAGGGATGATTTTTCCAGCGCTTATTTTCTTTTATTTAAATACCGGTTTAGATTCTGTTTCTGGATGGGGAATTCCTATGGCTACAGATATCGCATTTGCCCTTGGTATTCTATACCTGCTTGGAGACCGTGTTCCTTTTCCTCTAAAAGTATTTCTAACCGCCATCGCTATTGTAGATGACCTTGGCGCCGTGCTGGTGATCGCATTTTTTTATACTTCAGATATTTCTATACAAAGCCTTGCCATTGCAGGGATCTTCCTACTCATTCTGGCTGCAGCCAATTTAATAGGGATTAGAAACACCTTATTCTATGCCGTAATGGGAATTGGCGGATTATGGCTGGCAATTTTACTTTCAGGAGTGCACGCCACTATTGCGGCCGTTTTGGCAGCTTTTGCAATCCCCAATACAAAACGTATAAACACCCCGTTATTTCTTCGGAAATCTAAACTCCTGGGGTATGAAATACAGCAAGAGTTTAGAAACAGGAAGAAGAATCCCAAAGAGGCCGAAGAAAACATTACGCATACCATTGAAAAATTCGCTTCTTTAACCGAAGATGCCACTCCCCCATTACAACGATTGGAACATGCACTTCATCCATTTGTAAGTTTTGTGGTACTGCCAATCTTCGCATTCGCAAATGCCGGCGTGAGTCTTGGAGAAACCTCCTTCGATTCGGTTATAAGTCCGGTAATGATCGGAGTTGTTGTAGGATTAATTTTTGGGAAATTCATCGGGGTGGTTTTATTCTCCCGACTTATGGTTTGGTTTAAGATAGCAGATCTTCCCAAAAAAGTAAAATGGAAACACGTTTACGGAATTGGTTTTCTCGCGGCTATTGGTTTTACCATGTCACTCTTTATCACCGATCTCGCCTTTGAGAACGAATATTATATGTCTCAGGCAAAAATAGGGATCTTAATGGCTTCTTCAATCGCAGGAATTACCGGGTACTTTTACCTAAGAAAAATTGGTAATGGAAGCTAA
- a CDS encoding heavy metal translocating P-type ATPase, with protein MSSCFHCGEECKEEHHVFQEKDFCCHGCKTVFEILNESDLTYYYDLQEKPGISPAASEGKFDFLDNPEIAEKLLEFNENNTQIVNFLVPSMHCSSCIWVLENLGKLNHGVKSAQVDFPKKTVRISFSSEKISLKELVYLLSRIGYEPYISLKDYDEKDHKVNRSLIYKLGVAGFAFGNVMFLSFPEYFEVKEFWLDQFKYLFRWLMFAFSLPVVFYSGSDYFISAFKGLRAKILNIDVPIALGIAVLFIRSTTEILLDLGTGFFDSLTGLVFFLLLGKFFQQKTYSYLSFERDYKSYFPMAVTRLTKNSSKETIEEQVQVYKIKSGDRILIRNGELIPIDAVLMKGEANIDYSFVTGEAEAVRKESGETLYAGGRQQGGILEIEAIKAIDQSYLTKLWSNEVFKKDKKGHFQSLINQISKRFTAGVLSIAFLSTLFWLVYDPSKALNVFTAVLIIACPCAIALATPFTLGNLLRIFGRNKFYLKEANVIEQIAKIDCLVFDKTGTITSNKKTEVFYEGLKLNAEEESLLSSSLRASGHPLSRQLYQILDKNNIQSLDEFNEHTGKGISSGSNGSKMKIGSETFVKENVTETKELNKTTVHISSNEQYKGCYVFKNSYREGLADLFKELGENKQLFILSGDNDGEKERLENMLPLNTKFYFNQKPDDKLNFIKKLQQEGKSVMMIGDGLNDAGALAQSDVGIAISENINVFSPACDGILEASKLTSLNKYFQLSEKGIKIIKWSFALSLCYNVIGLAFAVTGNLMPVIAAILMPLSSISIVAFTTVATNLAGKKLKPGLAET; from the coding sequence ATGAGCAGCTGTTTTCACTGTGGTGAAGAATGTAAAGAAGAGCACCATGTTTTTCAGGAAAAAGATTTCTGTTGTCACGGCTGTAAAACCGTTTTCGAAATCTTAAATGAAAGCGATCTTACCTATTATTACGATCTTCAGGAAAAACCAGGAATTTCCCCTGCTGCCTCAGAAGGTAAATTCGATTTCCTCGACAATCCTGAAATAGCCGAAAAGCTATTAGAATTTAATGAAAATAACACTCAGATAGTAAATTTCCTGGTGCCATCTATGCACTGTAGTTCGTGTATTTGGGTTTTAGAGAATCTTGGGAAACTAAACCATGGAGTAAAATCGGCACAGGTAGATTTTCCAAAGAAAACAGTAAGAATAAGTTTTTCTTCGGAAAAAATAAGCCTTAAAGAACTGGTTTATCTACTCAGCAGAATTGGCTACGAACCCTATATTTCCCTGAAAGATTATGATGAAAAGGATCATAAAGTAAACCGAAGCTTAATCTATAAGCTTGGTGTTGCCGGATTTGCTTTTGGTAACGTGATGTTTCTTTCTTTTCCCGAATATTTTGAAGTGAAAGAGTTTTGGCTGGATCAATTTAAATATTTATTCCGCTGGCTCATGTTCGCTTTCTCATTGCCAGTAGTTTTTTATTCGGGATCAGATTATTTTATTTCAGCATTTAAAGGTTTAAGAGCTAAAATCTTAAATATAGATGTTCCCATTGCTTTAGGAATAGCGGTACTTTTTATAAGAAGTACTACAGAAATACTATTAGACCTGGGAACTGGTTTTTTTGATAGTCTTACAGGCCTGGTTTTCTTCTTGCTTTTAGGAAAGTTTTTTCAACAGAAAACCTACTCCTACCTGTCTTTTGAAAGGGATTACAAATCTTATTTCCCTATGGCGGTTACTCGTTTAACGAAAAACAGTTCCAAAGAAACTATAGAGGAACAGGTACAGGTTTACAAAATAAAATCTGGGGATCGTATTTTAATACGAAATGGCGAATTAATCCCAATCGATGCGGTTTTAATGAAAGGAGAAGCCAATATAGACTACAGTTTTGTAACCGGCGAAGCCGAAGCCGTTAGAAAGGAATCTGGGGAAACACTCTATGCCGGTGGAAGACAACAAGGCGGAATCCTGGAAATTGAAGCGATAAAGGCTATAGACCAGAGTTACCTTACCAAACTCTGGAGTAATGAAGTCTTCAAAAAAGATAAAAAAGGACATTTTCAAAGTTTAATCAATCAAATTAGTAAACGCTTTACCGCCGGGGTTCTAAGCATTGCTTTTCTTTCCACTTTATTTTGGCTGGTTTATGATCCTTCTAAAGCCTTAAATGTTTTTACCGCGGTCTTAATTATTGCCTGTCCTTGTGCAATTGCCTTGGCAACACCGTTCACGCTTGGGAATTTGCTTCGAATCTTCGGAAGAAATAAATTTTACTTAAAAGAAGCCAATGTAATTGAACAAATAGCAAAAATTGATTGTCTGGTATTTGATAAAACCGGGACGATTACCTCAAATAAAAAAACCGAGGTTTTTTACGAAGGTTTAAAACTTAATGCAGAAGAAGAAAGCTTGTTAAGTAGCAGTTTAAGAGCTTCTGGGCATCCATTAAGTAGGCAACTCTACCAGATCCTGGATAAAAACAATATTCAGAGTTTAGATGAATTTAATGAACATACCGGGAAAGGAATTAGCTCTGGAAGCAATGGCAGTAAGATGAAGATTGGATCAGAAACATTTGTAAAAGAAAATGTTACTGAAACCAAAGAGCTTAACAAAACTACCGTACATATTAGTAGCAATGAACAATATAAAGGCTGCTATGTTTTTAAAAATTCCTACCGTGAAGGTCTTGCTGATCTATTTAAAGAATTAGGCGAAAATAAACAGCTTTTTATCCTTTCTGGAGATAATGATGGTGAAAAAGAAAGGCTGGAAAATATGCTGCCTTTAAATACCAAATTTTACTTCAATCAAAAACCAGACGATAAGCTCAATTTTATAAAAAAGCTTCAGCAAGAAGGTAAATCGGTTATGATGATTGGTGACGGACTTAACGATGCCGGGGCACTTGCTCAAAGCGATGTTGGGATCGCAATTTCAGAAAATATTAACGTTTTTTCTCCAGCTTGTGATGGTATCCTGGAAGCTTCTAAGCTCACCAGTCTAAACAAATATTTTCAACTTTCAGAAAAAGGAATAAAAATCATTAAATGGAGCTTCGCGCTAAGCTTATGCTATAATGTAATTGGCCTGGCTTTCGCAGTCACAGGGAATTTAATGCCGGTAATCGCGGCCATACTTATGCCTTTAAGTTCTATTAGTATAGTAGCCTTTACCACCGTGGCCACAAACCTTGCCGGGAAGAAATTAAAACCAGGATTAGCCGAAACCTGA
- the ccoS gene encoding cbb3-type cytochrome oxidase assembly protein CcoS: protein MNIIYLLLALSVLVALIFFIAFIFSVKKGQYDDVYTPSVRMLFDDELVKQKSDKSSSTKNKKSN from the coding sequence ATGAACATCATTTACCTCTTACTAGCTTTAAGTGTATTGGTAGCTCTCATCTTCTTTATCGCCTTTATTTTTTCAGTTAAAAAAGGGCAGTATGACGATGTTTACACACCATCGGTAAGGATGTTATTTGATGATGAATTAGTAAAACAAAAATCTGATAAATCCAGTTCCACCAAAAACAAGAAATCTAATTAA